A region of Betta splendens chromosome 13, fBetSpl5.4, whole genome shotgun sequence DNA encodes the following proteins:
- the usp32 gene encoding ubiquitin carboxyl-terminal hydrolase 32 isoform X4 has product MGAKESRIGFLSYDEAVRRVTDVELKRLKDAFKRTSGLTYYMTQQCFYREVLGDGVPPKVAEVIYTSFGGSSKGLHFNNLIVGLVLLTRGRNEEKAKYLFSLFANDLGGYAAREDIEAVLQVLDGQVPPSLNKCFAEGDKVNYERFRTWLLQNKEAFTLSRWLLSGGVCVTLTDDSDTPTFYQTLAGVTHLEESDIIDLEKRYWLLKAQSRTGRFDLETFVPLVSPPIHASLSEGLFHAFDENRDNHIDFKEISCGLSACCRGPIAERQKFCFKVFDVDRDGVLSRDELHEMVVALLEVWKDNRTDLLPELHSSVSDIVEDILKMHDTTKLGHLTLEDYQIWSVKSALANEFLNLLFQVCHIVLGLRPATPEEEGQIIRGWLERESRHGLQQGQNWFLISMLWWQQWKDYVKYEHHGIVVEQPSILSSLRTPLATVIVEPTHPDRLGTFSTASPTEERSPDAVSSASEATEAALSPQMVSSASESCFARQHNISDNNNQCFSGANGQLASQLAAQRPGAIDNQPLVTTDPMKAPTLTMEGARLKHTLQLVPDRDFETVPEPVWRALYHWYGANLSLPRPVILESKTGQAELELFPRYLLFLRQQQATRSPQSNIWVNMGMTSLRMFPPYLNPPRGNVPSPNAPLKRVLAYTGCFSRMATIKDVHLYLSQRLRIKEEDMRLWLYNSENYLTLLDDEDHTLESLKIHDEQQLVIEVRNKDMSWPEEMSFIANSSKMDRHKVPTEKGATGLSNLGNTCFMNSSIQCVSNTKPLTDYFISGKHLYELNRTNPIGMRGHMAKCYGDLVMELWSGTQKNVAPLKLRWTIAKYAPRFNGFQQQDSQELLAFLLDGLHEDLNRVHEKPYVELKDSDGRPDWEVASEAWENHLRRNRSIVVDLFHGQLKSQVKCKTCGHISARFDPFNFLSLPLPMDSSMHLEITVIKLDGSTPVRYGLRLNMDEKYTGLKKQLSELCSLTPEQILLTEVHSSNIKNFPQDNQKVRLSVNGFLCAFEVPVPGSPTSVSSPTPTDVTPVANGSVANGHLGNKPLLIPNGGPSTVVPCSPDTPLANGVVNGHITPVQESPFIGYIIAMHRKMMRTELYFLSSQKNRPSLFGMPLIVPCTVHTSKKDLYDAVWVQVSRLASPLPPQEASNHAQDCDDSMGYQYPFTLRVVGKDGNSCAWCPWYRFCRGCTIECTEDRASVGNAYIAVDWDPTALHLRYQTSQERIVEEHCSVDQSRRAQAEPISLESCLKAFTSEEELGEDELYYCSKCKTHRLATKKLDLWRLPPILIVHLKRFQFVNGRWIKSQKIVKFPRESFDPSAFLAPRDLEQHCLHSRSESEDLLRVGEDNLSSISAPAGFCNLPKASPASSRKSAPSLSRASSPSSSPKTASGGRRAGRLRLPQLGSRHRLSNSKENLETAATPEADARDTTPQADHEGSAAGLLKSGEGIASESSGATEASSSHCDVVLLNGDTNGLSSDCSTESTMDPDISTMQHRDVCLDAIYNLYAISCHSGIMGGGHYVTYAENPNKKWYCYNDSSCKEVQSEEIDTDSAYILFYEQKGVEYSQFLPKIDGKKMADTSSMDEDFESDYKKYCVLQ; this is encoded by the exons TCACTGATGTCGAACTGAAACGGCTGAAGGATGCCTTTAAGAGAACCAGTGGCCTCACCTACTACATGACCCAGCAATGCTTCTACAGGGAAGTGCTGGGTGATGGAGTTCCCCCTAAAGTGGCAGAG GTTATCTACACCTCTTTTGGAGGCTCATCTAAAGGGCTACACTTCAACAACCTGATTGTGGGTTTGGTGCTTCTGACCAGAGGGCGAAATGAAGAGAAGGCCAAGT ACCTCTTCAGCTTGTTTGCCAATGACTTGGGTGGATATGCTGCCAGGGAAGATATAGAAGCTGTTCTGCAGGTCCTGGATGGGCAAGTTCCTCCGTCTCTCAACAAGTGCTTCGCCGAG gGCGACAAGGTAAACTATGAGCGATTCAGGACCTGGCTCCTGCAGAACAAAGAGGCTTTCACTTTGTCCAGGTGGCTTCTGTCTGGGGGCGTGTGTGTCACACTCACTGATGACAGCGACACGCCAACCTTCTACCAGACGCTGGCTGGCGTCACACATC TGGAGGAGTCGGACATTATAGACTTGGAGAAGCGCTACTGGCTGCTGAAAGCCCAGTCCAGGACCGGCCGCTTCGATTTGGAGACCTTTGTTCCGCTGGTGTCTCCTCCCATCCACGCCTCACTGAGTGAAG gcTTATTTCATGCCTTTGACGAGAATCGGGACAATCACATCGACTTTAAGGAGATCTCGTGTGGACTCTCTGCTTGCTGCAGAGGACCCATTGCTGAAAGGCAGAAAT TTTGCTTTAAAGTGTTTGATGTGGACCGGGATGGGGTTCTGTCTCGAGATGAGCTCCATGAAATGGTGGTGGCCCTGCTGGAGGTCTGGAAGGACAATCGCACAGACCTGCTCCCT GAGCTGCACAGTAGCGTATCAGACATAGTGGAAGACATCCTGAAGATGCACGACACAACCAAG CTGGGACACCTGACACTGGAGGACTACCAGATCTGGAGCGTGAAGAGTGCCTTGGCCAATGAGTTCCTAAACCTGCTTTTCCAG GTTTGTCACATAGTCCTGGGGCTCCGGCCAGCTACTCCTGAAGAGGAGGGACAAATTATCAG GGGTTGGTTGGAGCGAGAGAGCAGGCATGGGCTCCAACAAGGCCAGAACTGGTTCCTCATCTCCATGCTGTGGTGGCAGCAGTGGAAGGACTACGTTAAATAT GAGCATCACGGCATCGTGGTGGAGCAGCCTTCCATCCTGAGCTCACTACGAACTCCACTGGCCACAGTCATCGTGGAGCCCACACATCCAGACAGACTGGGAACCTTCAGCACAGCCAGCCCCACAGAGGAGAGGTCGCCTGATGCTGTCTCCAGTGCCTCTGAGGCTACAGAGGCTG ctctgagcCCTCAGATGGTTTCCTCTGCCTCAGAAAGCTGCTTTGCTCGACAGCACAACATATCAGACAACAACAACCAGTGTTTTTCTGGAGCCAATGGCCAACTCGCCTCCCAGCTAGCAGCACAAAGACCTGGAGCGATTGACAACCAGCCTCTGGTCACCACTGACCCCATGAAG GCTCCCACTTTAACCATGGAGGGGGCCAGACTGAAGCACACCTTGCAGCTTGTGCCTGATCGAGACTTTGAGACGGTGCCGGAGCCCGTGTGGCGGGCACTCTACCACTGGTATGGTGCTAACCTCAGCCTGCCACGACCG GTCATCCTGGAGAGCAAGACAGgccaggcagagctggagctctTTCCCCGCTACCTCCTATTCCTGCGACAGCAGCAAGCAACGCGTTCTCCCCAGTCCAACATCTGGGTCAATATGGGTATGACCAGCCTGCGAATGTTCCCACCGTATTTAAACCCACCAAGAG GCAACGTGCCGTCCCCCAACGCTCCTCTGAAGAGGGTGCTGGCCTACACGGGCTGCTTCAGCCGCATGGCCACCATCAAGGACGTCCACTTGTATCTGTCCCAGAGGCTTCGCATCAAGGAGGAGGACATGAGACTCTGGCTCTACAACAGTGAG AACTACCTCACCCTCCTGGATGATGAAGACCACACACTGGAAAGTCTGAAGATACacgatgagcagcagctggttatTGAAG TCAGAAACAAAGACATGAGCTGGCCTGAAGAAATGTCTTTCATTGCTAACAGTAGTAAGATGGACAGACACAAAG TTCCTACAGAGAAAGGAGCCACTGGCCTCAGTAACCTTGGTAACACCTGTTTCATGAACTCCAGTATTCAGTGTGTGAGCAACACCAAGCCTCTCACAGACTACTTCATCTCAGGGAAACATCTCTATGAACTCAACAG AACCAACCCCATCGGGATGCGAGGGCACATGGCCAAGTGTTACGGTGACCTGGTGATGGAGCTGTGGAGCGGCACACAGAAGAACGTGGCTCCGCTCAAACTCAGG TGGACAATAGCGAAGTATGCCCCCCGCTTTAATGGCTTCCAGCAGCAGGACTCCCAGGAGCTGCTAGCGTTCCTGCTGGATGGCCTTCATGAAGATCTGAACAGAGTTCATGAGAAACCCTACGTGGAGCTGAAGGACAGTGATGGCCGGCCGGACTGGGAGGTGGCCTCTGAG GCATGGGAGAACCACCTGCGCAGGAACCGCTCCATAGTGGTGGATCTTTTCCATGGCCAGCTCAAGTCCCAGGTGAAGTGTAAGACCTGCGGCCACATCAGCGCTCGCTTTGACCCTTTCAATTTCTTGTCTCTTCCCTTGCCCATGGACAGCTCCATGCACCTTGAGATCACAG TCATTAAGTTGGATGGATCCACACCTGTGCGTTATGGCCTGAGGTTGAACATGGATGAGAAGTACACAGGGCTGAAGAAACAGCTGAGTGAACTGTGCAGCCTGACACCTGAGCAGATCTTGTTGACTGAGGTCCACAGCTCCAACATTAAG aACTTTCCTCAAGACAACCAGAAGGTCCGGCTGTCTGTTAACGGCTTCCTGTGCGCATTTGAGGTCCCGGTGCCGGGTTCACCCACCTCAGTCAGTTCACCCACGCCAACAG ATGTGACTCCAGTAGCCAATGGCTCAGTTGCTAATGGACACCTGGGTAATAAACCCCTACTCATCCCAAACGGTGGACCCAGCACCGTAGTGCCCTGCAGCCCTGACACACCCTTGGCCAACGGTGTGGTCAATGGGCACATCACGCCTGTGCAGGAGAGCCCCTTCATTGGCTACATCATAGCCATGCATAGGAAAATG atgCGTACAGAGTTGTACTTCCTGTCCTCCCAGAAGAACCGTCCCAGTCTGTTCGGCATGCCCCTTATTGTTCCTTGCACTGTCCACACCAGTAAAAAAGACCTGTATGATGCCGTTTGGGTCCAAGTGTCTCGGCTGGCCAGTCCGCTGCCCCCCCAGGAAGCCAGCAACCATGCCCAGGACTG CGACGACAGTATGGGCTACCAGTACCCCTTCACTCTACGTGTGGTGGGAAAGGATGGCAACTCATGTGCCTGGTGTCCCTGGTACAG GTTCTGTCGAGGCTGTACTATAGAGTGCACAGAGGACAGAGCCTCTGTGGGAAATGCTTATATAGCTGTGGACTGGGACCCGACTGCCCTGCATCTCCGCTACCAGACCTCACAGGAGAGG ATTGTGGAGGAACACTGTAGCGTGGACCAGTCCCGCAGGGCCCAGGCTGAGCCCATCAGCCTGGAAAGCTGTCTGAAAGCCTTCACcagtgaggaggagctgggggaGGATGAGCTCTACTACTGCTCCAAGTGTAAAACCCACCGGCTGGCCACCAAGAAGCTGGACCTCTGGAGGCTGCCGCCCATTCTG ATTGTCCACCTCAAGCGCTTTCAGTTTGTTAATGGTCGCTGGATCAAATCCCAGAAGATTGTCAAGTTTCCACGAGAGAGTTTTGACCCCAGCGCCTTCCTGGCTCCACGGGACCTGGAGCAACATTGCCTCCACTCCCGCAGTGAAAGCGAGGACCTCCTGAGGGTGGGTGAAGACAACctgtcctccatctctgcccccGCTGGCTTCTGCAACCTCCCCAAAG CTTCCCCTGCCTCTAGCAGGAAGTCTGCACCTTCCCTCAGCCGAGCCAGCAGTCCGTCCAGCAGCCCCAAGACTGCCAGCGGAGGCCGCAGAGCAGGTCGGCTACGCCTTCCTCAGCTAGGCAGCAGACACCGCCTCTCCAACAGCAAGGAGAACCTGGAGACAGCTGCTACTCCTGAGGCTGATGCCCGGGACACGACCCCACAGGCTGACCATGAAGGCAGTGCAGCAGGCCTGTTGAAGTCGGGAGAGGGCATCGCATCGGAGTCGTCCGGTGCCACGGAGGCATCCAGCAGCCACTGTGATGTGGTGCTGCTGAACGGCGACACCAACGGCCTGAGCTCAGACTGTAGCACTGAGAGCACCATGGACCCTGACATTTCAACGATGCAGCACAGAGACGTCTGTCTAGATGCCATCTACAACCTCTATGCAATATCA TGCCATTCAGGAATCATGGGAGGAGGCCACTATGTAACATACGCCGAAAACCCCAACAAAAAATGGTACTGCTATAATGACAGCAGCTGTAAG GAAGTACAGTCTGAGGAGATCGACACAGACTCTGCCTACATCTTGTTCTATGAGCAGAAGGGGGTCGAGTACTCCCAGTTCCTGCCAAAGATTGATGGCAAGAAGATGGCGGACACCAGCAGTATGGATGAAGACTTTGAGTCCGACTACAAGAAATACTGTGTCCTGCAGTGA
- the usp32 gene encoding ubiquitin carboxyl-terminal hydrolase 32 isoform X2: MGAKESRIGFLSYDEAVRRVTDVELKRLKDAFKRTSGLTYYMTQQCFYREVLGDGVPPKVAEVIYTSFGGSSKGLHFNNLIVGLVLLTRGRNEEKAKYLFSLFANDLGGYAAREDIEAVLQVLDGQVPPSLNKCFAEGDKVNYERFRTWLLQNKEAFTLSRWLLSGGVCVTLTDDSDTPTFYQTLAGVTHLEESDIIDLEKRYWLLKAQSRTGRFDLETFVPLVSPPIHASLSEGLFHAFDENRDNHIDFKEISCGLSACCRGPIAERQKFCFKVFDVDRDGVLSRDELHEMVVALLEVWKDNRTDLLPELHSSVSDIVEDILKMHDTTKLGHLTLEDYQIWSVKSALANEFLNLLFQVCHIVLGLRPATPEEEGQIIRGWLERESRHGLQQGQNWFLISMLWWQQWKDYVKYGSPCCLPLQEHHGIVVEQPSILSSLRTPLATVIVEPTHPDRLGTFSTASPTEERSPDAVSSASEATEAALSPQMVSSASESCFARQHNISDNNNQCFSGANGQLASQLAAQRPGAIDNQPLVTTDPMKAPTLTMEGARLKHTLQLVPDRDFETVPEPVWRALYHWYGANLSLPRPVILESKTGQAELELFPRYLLFLRQQQATRSPQSNIWVNMGMTSLRMFPPYLNPPRGNVPSPNAPLKRVLAYTGCFSRMATIKDVHLYLSQRLRIKEEDMRLWLYNSENYLTLLDDEDHTLESLKIHDEQQLVIEVRNKDMSWPEEMSFIANSSKMDRHKVPTEKGATGLSNLGNTCFMNSSIQCVSNTKPLTDYFISGKHLYELNRTNPIGMRGHMAKCYGDLVMELWSGTQKNVAPLKLRWTIAKYAPRFNGFQQQDSQELLAFLLDGLHEDLNRVHEKPYVELKDSDGRPDWEVASEAWENHLRRNRSIVVDLFHGQLKSQVKCKTCGHISARFDPFNFLSLPLPMDSSMHLEITVIKLDGSTPVRYGLRLNMDEKYTGLKKQLSELCSLTPEQILLTEVHSSNIKNFPQDNQKVRLSVNGFLCAFEVPVPGSPTSVSSPTPTDVTPVANGSVANGHLGNKPLLIPNGGPSTVVPCSPDTPLANGVVNGHITPVQESPFIGYIIAMHRKMMRTELYFLSSQKNRPSLFGMPLIVPCTVHTSKKDLYDAVWVQVSRLASPLPPQEASNHAQDCDDSMGYQYPFTLRVVGKDGNSCAWCPWYRFCRGCTIECTEDRASVGNAYIAVDWDPTALHLRYQTSQERIVEEHCSVDQSRRAQAEPISLESCLKAFTSEEELGEDELYYCSKCKTHRLATKKLDLWRLPPILIVHLKRFQFVNGRWIKSQKIVKFPRESFDPSAFLAPRDLEQHCLHSRSESEDLLRVGEDNLSSISAPAGFCNLPKASPASSRKSAPSLSRASSPSSSPKTASGGRRAGRLRLPQLGSRHRLSNSKENLETAATPEADARDTTPQADHEGSAAGLLKSGEGIASESSGATEASSSHCDVVLLNGDTNGLSSDCSTESTMDPDISTMQHRDVCLDAIYNLYAISCHSGIMGGGHYVTYAENPNKKWYCYNDSSCKEVQSEEIDTDSAYILFYEQKGVEYSQFLPKIDGKKMADTSSMDEDFESDYKKYCVLQ, from the exons TCACTGATGTCGAACTGAAACGGCTGAAGGATGCCTTTAAGAGAACCAGTGGCCTCACCTACTACATGACCCAGCAATGCTTCTACAGGGAAGTGCTGGGTGATGGAGTTCCCCCTAAAGTGGCAGAG GTTATCTACACCTCTTTTGGAGGCTCATCTAAAGGGCTACACTTCAACAACCTGATTGTGGGTTTGGTGCTTCTGACCAGAGGGCGAAATGAAGAGAAGGCCAAGT ACCTCTTCAGCTTGTTTGCCAATGACTTGGGTGGATATGCTGCCAGGGAAGATATAGAAGCTGTTCTGCAGGTCCTGGATGGGCAAGTTCCTCCGTCTCTCAACAAGTGCTTCGCCGAG gGCGACAAGGTAAACTATGAGCGATTCAGGACCTGGCTCCTGCAGAACAAAGAGGCTTTCACTTTGTCCAGGTGGCTTCTGTCTGGGGGCGTGTGTGTCACACTCACTGATGACAGCGACACGCCAACCTTCTACCAGACGCTGGCTGGCGTCACACATC TGGAGGAGTCGGACATTATAGACTTGGAGAAGCGCTACTGGCTGCTGAAAGCCCAGTCCAGGACCGGCCGCTTCGATTTGGAGACCTTTGTTCCGCTGGTGTCTCCTCCCATCCACGCCTCACTGAGTGAAG gcTTATTTCATGCCTTTGACGAGAATCGGGACAATCACATCGACTTTAAGGAGATCTCGTGTGGACTCTCTGCTTGCTGCAGAGGACCCATTGCTGAAAGGCAGAAAT TTTGCTTTAAAGTGTTTGATGTGGACCGGGATGGGGTTCTGTCTCGAGATGAGCTCCATGAAATGGTGGTGGCCCTGCTGGAGGTCTGGAAGGACAATCGCACAGACCTGCTCCCT GAGCTGCACAGTAGCGTATCAGACATAGTGGAAGACATCCTGAAGATGCACGACACAACCAAG CTGGGACACCTGACACTGGAGGACTACCAGATCTGGAGCGTGAAGAGTGCCTTGGCCAATGAGTTCCTAAACCTGCTTTTCCAG GTTTGTCACATAGTCCTGGGGCTCCGGCCAGCTACTCCTGAAGAGGAGGGACAAATTATCAG GGGTTGGTTGGAGCGAGAGAGCAGGCATGGGCTCCAACAAGGCCAGAACTGGTTCCTCATCTCCATGCTGTGGTGGCAGCAGTGGAAGGACTACGTTAAATAT GGCAGTCCCTGCTGTCTTCCTCTTCAGGAGCATCACGGCATCGTGGTGGAGCAGCCTTCCATCCTGAGCTCACTACGAACTCCACTGGCCACAGTCATCGTGGAGCCCACACATCCAGACAGACTGGGAACCTTCAGCACAGCCAGCCCCACAGAGGAGAGGTCGCCTGATGCTGTCTCCAGTGCCTCTGAGGCTACAGAGGCTG ctctgagcCCTCAGATGGTTTCCTCTGCCTCAGAAAGCTGCTTTGCTCGACAGCACAACATATCAGACAACAACAACCAGTGTTTTTCTGGAGCCAATGGCCAACTCGCCTCCCAGCTAGCAGCACAAAGACCTGGAGCGATTGACAACCAGCCTCTGGTCACCACTGACCCCATGAAG GCTCCCACTTTAACCATGGAGGGGGCCAGACTGAAGCACACCTTGCAGCTTGTGCCTGATCGAGACTTTGAGACGGTGCCGGAGCCCGTGTGGCGGGCACTCTACCACTGGTATGGTGCTAACCTCAGCCTGCCACGACCG GTCATCCTGGAGAGCAAGACAGgccaggcagagctggagctctTTCCCCGCTACCTCCTATTCCTGCGACAGCAGCAAGCAACGCGTTCTCCCCAGTCCAACATCTGGGTCAATATGGGTATGACCAGCCTGCGAATGTTCCCACCGTATTTAAACCCACCAAGAG GCAACGTGCCGTCCCCCAACGCTCCTCTGAAGAGGGTGCTGGCCTACACGGGCTGCTTCAGCCGCATGGCCACCATCAAGGACGTCCACTTGTATCTGTCCCAGAGGCTTCGCATCAAGGAGGAGGACATGAGACTCTGGCTCTACAACAGTGAG AACTACCTCACCCTCCTGGATGATGAAGACCACACACTGGAAAGTCTGAAGATACacgatgagcagcagctggttatTGAAG TCAGAAACAAAGACATGAGCTGGCCTGAAGAAATGTCTTTCATTGCTAACAGTAGTAAGATGGACAGACACAAAG TTCCTACAGAGAAAGGAGCCACTGGCCTCAGTAACCTTGGTAACACCTGTTTCATGAACTCCAGTATTCAGTGTGTGAGCAACACCAAGCCTCTCACAGACTACTTCATCTCAGGGAAACATCTCTATGAACTCAACAG AACCAACCCCATCGGGATGCGAGGGCACATGGCCAAGTGTTACGGTGACCTGGTGATGGAGCTGTGGAGCGGCACACAGAAGAACGTGGCTCCGCTCAAACTCAGG TGGACAATAGCGAAGTATGCCCCCCGCTTTAATGGCTTCCAGCAGCAGGACTCCCAGGAGCTGCTAGCGTTCCTGCTGGATGGCCTTCATGAAGATCTGAACAGAGTTCATGAGAAACCCTACGTGGAGCTGAAGGACAGTGATGGCCGGCCGGACTGGGAGGTGGCCTCTGAG GCATGGGAGAACCACCTGCGCAGGAACCGCTCCATAGTGGTGGATCTTTTCCATGGCCAGCTCAAGTCCCAGGTGAAGTGTAAGACCTGCGGCCACATCAGCGCTCGCTTTGACCCTTTCAATTTCTTGTCTCTTCCCTTGCCCATGGACAGCTCCATGCACCTTGAGATCACAG TCATTAAGTTGGATGGATCCACACCTGTGCGTTATGGCCTGAGGTTGAACATGGATGAGAAGTACACAGGGCTGAAGAAACAGCTGAGTGAACTGTGCAGCCTGACACCTGAGCAGATCTTGTTGACTGAGGTCCACAGCTCCAACATTAAG aACTTTCCTCAAGACAACCAGAAGGTCCGGCTGTCTGTTAACGGCTTCCTGTGCGCATTTGAGGTCCCGGTGCCGGGTTCACCCACCTCAGTCAGTTCACCCACGCCAACAG ATGTGACTCCAGTAGCCAATGGCTCAGTTGCTAATGGACACCTGGGTAATAAACCCCTACTCATCCCAAACGGTGGACCCAGCACCGTAGTGCCCTGCAGCCCTGACACACCCTTGGCCAACGGTGTGGTCAATGGGCACATCACGCCTGTGCAGGAGAGCCCCTTCATTGGCTACATCATAGCCATGCATAGGAAAATG atgCGTACAGAGTTGTACTTCCTGTCCTCCCAGAAGAACCGTCCCAGTCTGTTCGGCATGCCCCTTATTGTTCCTTGCACTGTCCACACCAGTAAAAAAGACCTGTATGATGCCGTTTGGGTCCAAGTGTCTCGGCTGGCCAGTCCGCTGCCCCCCCAGGAAGCCAGCAACCATGCCCAGGACTG CGACGACAGTATGGGCTACCAGTACCCCTTCACTCTACGTGTGGTGGGAAAGGATGGCAACTCATGTGCCTGGTGTCCCTGGTACAG GTTCTGTCGAGGCTGTACTATAGAGTGCACAGAGGACAGAGCCTCTGTGGGAAATGCTTATATAGCTGTGGACTGGGACCCGACTGCCCTGCATCTCCGCTACCAGACCTCACAGGAGAGG ATTGTGGAGGAACACTGTAGCGTGGACCAGTCCCGCAGGGCCCAGGCTGAGCCCATCAGCCTGGAAAGCTGTCTGAAAGCCTTCACcagtgaggaggagctgggggaGGATGAGCTCTACTACTGCTCCAAGTGTAAAACCCACCGGCTGGCCACCAAGAAGCTGGACCTCTGGAGGCTGCCGCCCATTCTG ATTGTCCACCTCAAGCGCTTTCAGTTTGTTAATGGTCGCTGGATCAAATCCCAGAAGATTGTCAAGTTTCCACGAGAGAGTTTTGACCCCAGCGCCTTCCTGGCTCCACGGGACCTGGAGCAACATTGCCTCCACTCCCGCAGTGAAAGCGAGGACCTCCTGAGGGTGGGTGAAGACAACctgtcctccatctctgcccccGCTGGCTTCTGCAACCTCCCCAAAG CTTCCCCTGCCTCTAGCAGGAAGTCTGCACCTTCCCTCAGCCGAGCCAGCAGTCCGTCCAGCAGCCCCAAGACTGCCAGCGGAGGCCGCAGAGCAGGTCGGCTACGCCTTCCTCAGCTAGGCAGCAGACACCGCCTCTCCAACAGCAAGGAGAACCTGGAGACAGCTGCTACTCCTGAGGCTGATGCCCGGGACACGACCCCACAGGCTGACCATGAAGGCAGTGCAGCAGGCCTGTTGAAGTCGGGAGAGGGCATCGCATCGGAGTCGTCCGGTGCCACGGAGGCATCCAGCAGCCACTGTGATGTGGTGCTGCTGAACGGCGACACCAACGGCCTGAGCTCAGACTGTAGCACTGAGAGCACCATGGACCCTGACATTTCAACGATGCAGCACAGAGACGTCTGTCTAGATGCCATCTACAACCTCTATGCAATATCA TGCCATTCAGGAATCATGGGAGGAGGCCACTATGTAACATACGCCGAAAACCCCAACAAAAAATGGTACTGCTATAATGACAGCAGCTGTAAG GAAGTACAGTCTGAGGAGATCGACACAGACTCTGCCTACATCTTGTTCTATGAGCAGAAGGGGGTCGAGTACTCCCAGTTCCTGCCAAAGATTGATGGCAAGAAGATGGCGGACACCAGCAGTATGGATGAAGACTTTGAGTCCGACTACAAGAAATACTGTGTCCTGCAGTGA